A window from Streptomyces sp. NBC_00299 encodes these proteins:
- the gabT gene encoding 4-aminobutyrate--2-oxoglutarate transaminase translates to MSALPQERRLVTAIPGPKSQELQARRTAAVAQGVGSVLPVFTARAGGGIIEDVDGNRLIDFGSGIAVTSVGASAEAVVRRASAQLADFTHTCFMVTPYEGYVAVAEALAELTPGDHAKKSALFNSGAEAVENAVKIARSYTKRQAVVVFDHGYHGRTNLTMALTSKNMPYKHGFGPFAPEVYRVPVAYGYRWPTGAENAGPEAAAQAMDQISKQVGAENVAAIIIEPVLGEGGFIEPAKGFLPAISKFASDNGIVFVADEIQSGFCRTGQWFACEDEGIVPDLITTAKGIAGGLPLAAVTGRAEIMDAAHAGGLGGTYGGNPVACAGALGSIETMKELDLNTKAKNIEATMKARLTAMAEKFDIIGDIRGRGAMIAIELVKDRTTKEPDAQATAALAKACHQEGLLVLTCGTYGNVLRFLPPLVIGEDLLNEGLDIIEQAFARI, encoded by the coding sequence ATGAGCGCACTTCCGCAGGAGCGCCGCCTCGTCACCGCCATCCCCGGCCCGAAGTCGCAGGAGCTGCAGGCCCGCCGTACCGCCGCGGTCGCGCAGGGCGTGGGCTCCGTGCTGCCCGTGTTCACCGCGCGGGCAGGGGGCGGCATCATCGAGGACGTCGACGGGAACCGGCTCATCGACTTCGGTTCGGGCATCGCCGTGACGTCCGTCGGCGCGTCCGCCGAGGCGGTCGTACGCAGGGCGAGCGCGCAGCTCGCCGACTTCACCCACACCTGTTTCATGGTCACGCCGTACGAGGGCTACGTGGCCGTCGCCGAGGCGCTGGCCGAGCTGACGCCGGGTGACCACGCCAAGAAGTCGGCGCTGTTCAACTCCGGCGCCGAGGCCGTCGAGAACGCCGTCAAGATCGCCCGCTCGTACACCAAGCGCCAGGCCGTCGTCGTCTTCGACCACGGCTACCACGGCCGTACGAACCTCACCATGGCGCTGACCTCGAAGAACATGCCGTACAAGCACGGCTTCGGCCCGTTCGCGCCCGAGGTCTACCGCGTGCCGGTCGCCTACGGCTACCGCTGGCCGACCGGTGCGGAGAACGCCGGGCCGGAGGCCGCCGCGCAGGCCATGGACCAGATCAGCAAGCAGGTCGGTGCGGAGAACGTCGCCGCGATCATCATCGAGCCGGTACTCGGCGAGGGCGGCTTCATCGAGCCGGCCAAGGGCTTCCTGCCGGCGATCAGCAAGTTCGCCTCCGACAACGGCATCGTCTTCGTCGCCGACGAGATCCAGTCCGGCTTCTGCCGCACCGGCCAGTGGTTCGCCTGCGAGGACGAGGGCATCGTCCCGGACCTGATCACCACCGCCAAGGGCATCGCGGGCGGTCTGCCGCTCGCCGCCGTGACCGGTCGCGCCGAGATCATGGACGCGGCGCACGCCGGCGGCCTGGGCGGCACCTACGGCGGCAACCCGGTGGCGTGCGCCGGTGCGCTGGGCTCCATCGAGACCATGAAGGAGCTCGACCTCAACACCAAGGCGAAGAACATCGAGGCGACCATGAAGGCCCGCCTCACCGCCATGGCCGAGAAGTTCGACATCATCGGCGACATCCGCGGCCGTGGCGCCATGATCGCCATCGAGCTGGTCAAGGACCGCACCACCAAGGAGCCCGACGCGCAGGCGACCGCCGCGCTCGCCAAGGCCTGCCACCAGGAGGGCCTGCTGGTCCTGACCTGTGGCACCTACGGCAATGTGCTGCGCTTCCTGCCTCCGCTGGTGATCGGCGAGGACCTCCTCAACGAGGGCCTGGACATCATCGAACAGGCCTTCGCCCGCATCTGA